In the genome of bacterium, the window TGACCTTGCGCCTCCGACCGCTCGAACTCGCCCGCTTGCAGTCGATGCTGGAGAAGATCCGCAAAGCCGGCGCCGCGACTGGTCGGCACCAGACTCGCGAGGAGCTTCTGCTCGCCGGACTGGACGCCCTCCTTGCGGGCCTGGAGATTCCCGAACGCAGCGCCAGTGAGAGCGCCGGTGAGCAGTTGCCACGTGGCAACTCCGCCCCGCCCTACCAGGTCGTGATCTATCGCTGCGAGGAGTGCGGCGCGGCGCGCCTGCCTGACGGCCGCCCGCTGGCGCCGGCGGTGGCCGCGCAGGCGGCCTGCGACTGCCGCGAGCAACGCGACGGCGAACCCAATCGCGCGTCGATCCCACCCGCCTTGCGCCGGCAGGTGCTCGCCCGCGACGGCCATCGCTGCCAGGCGCCGGGCTGCCGGGCCACGCGCTTCCTGGAAGTGCATCACCGCGAGCCGCGGCGACGGGGGGGTCGAAACAGCGCGGCGAACCTGATCACCCTTTGCGCGGCCTGCCACCGACTGCTGCACGAACGCGGCGCAGGGCTTGCCGTCGCACTGCCGGCAGCGGCCTTGCCGAGCACCGGCTGATCGCCGCCGGGCGAGGTCAGTCGATCGCCCACCTAGGCGAGCGCCGGCGCCTGGGACCCCGGCTTGAAACAAGGGCGCGGCTGGCGCGAATAGGGCCCTTCCGGCTCATGTAGTGCAGGCGTTTCCAGTGCCGCATTCCATCCAGCGCGGCGCTTCCCAGTCAGCGCGCGGAGGCAATCATGTTCAGTCTCGCCGTCCTCATCTTCGCTTTGCTCGGCGTAGGGCTCCTGCTCGGCCTCGTCTTCACGGTGCTGGGCCTGGTCTTCAAGCTCATCTTCCTGCCCCTCCAGATCGGCTTCTGGCTGCTGCGCGGCGTCTTCGGGCTGGCGCTGGGGGTGCTCGGCTTCCTCTTCTTCCTGCCGATCCTCGGTCTCGCGCTGCCCTTCCTGCTGGTGATCTTCGCGCTGCCGCTGGCCCTGATCGGGCTGATCATCTGGATCGTCAAGCGCAGCACGGTGAGCGGGTCGGGCGCGTGAGCCCCCTGCGCGAGCCGACGCGCTGCAGCTGGGCGGGCCAGGACTCCCTCTACCGCGCCTATCACGACTGCGAGTGGGGAGTGCCCGTCCACGACGATCGCCTGCTCTTCGAGTTCCTCGTCCTCGAGGGCGCGCAGGCCGGCCTGAGCTGGCGCACCATCCTGAACAAGCGCGAGCACTATCGCGAGGTCTTCGCCGCCTTCGAGCCGGTCAAGGTGGCTCGCTTCGACGCGCGCAAGATCGAGCGCCTGCTCGCCGATCCGGGCATCGTGCGCAATCGAGCGAAGGTAGCCAGCGCCGTCGCCAACGCGCGCGCCTTCCTCGCGGTGCAAAAAGAACAGGGCAGCTTCGATCGCTACCTCTGGGCCTTCGTGGGCGGCGCGCCGATCCAGAACCGCTGGCGCGCGCTCGCCGAGCTTCCCGCCGAGACCGCCGAATCGCGCGCACTGAGCAAGGACCTGAAGACGCGCGGTTTCAGCTTCGTCGGCCCGACGATCTGCTATGCCTTCATGCAGGCCGTGGGGATGGTCAACGACCACACGG includes:
- a CDS encoding HNH endonuclease — encoded protein: MLEKIRKAGAATGRHQTREELLLAGLDALLAGLEIPERSASESAGEQLPRGNSAPPYQVVIYRCEECGAARLPDGRPLAPAVAAQAACDCREQRDGEPNRASIPPALRRQVLARDGHRCQAPGCRATRFLEVHHREPRRRGGRNSAANLITLCAACHRLLHERGAGLAVALPAAALPSTG
- a CDS encoding DNA-3-methyladenine glycosylase I; amino-acid sequence: MREPTRCSWAGQDSLYRAYHDCEWGVPVHDDRLLFEFLVLEGAQAGLSWRTILNKREHYREVFAAFEPVKVARFDARKIERLLADPGIVRNRAKVASAVANARAFLAVQKEQGSFDRYLWAFVGGAPIQNRWRALAELPAETAESRALSKDLKTRGFSFVGPTICYAFMQAVGMVNDHTVDCFRHRALR